TAAACCAGATAATACCTGATTAACACTTTCTTCGAGCCGATATTGTTGATAAAAAATCAGGCTATCCATCTGCATTTTTGGATAAAATGCCATAATAACTATCATGAGGATTGATGTTAAAATGATGGCTAATAACATCTCAATTAAACTAAAACCAGCTTTTAACATTTCGGAAATCCTGCTAATTGCATCGCATATGCACAATAACGGATACGTCCACGCGTTGAAATAATTATTCGGCTCTCGCCTATATCATTTTTCAATTTAATCGTCTCTGGCTGTGCCATACACCTTCGCCCATGAAATATCGACAATAGATCATTATTCTTATTCAGGATTTCGACTTGGTTGTTAGGATTAATAAACTGGAAAAAAATTTGATCATGATCGTTTTGTTCATTATCAATTACAATTAATCGCCAAGGTTGATCTTCTTCTTTAATGATATAAATGGCATTATTTCGATTTTGGAAATTAGCATTACTTTTAACTTGGTTTAGGAAGGTAACTAATGCTAACGTTGTATTCCTTAATTCACTACGCAATTGAAATTCACGCCAATTAACGATTGCTATAGTAAACATAACCGAACTGATGACGACAACAATTAATAATTCAAATAAAGAAAATCCTTTTTGTTGCATAACTCACTCACATTAACCTCATTGCTATAACCCTAACTTATAATTGATACTAAAAATATGAAAAAAAGGTATTAATGCGAGTTATTTCGAAAAGATGAATCATTTTTTTACGACCAACCTCATTAATGCTATTGTATTTAGCAATTAATTGTAATTTATTCGTAATTTGCTATGTTTTTAACCTTATTTCTATGTATGAATGGTAATTTAATTTAAATCCGCTAAAATTAGCTGTTTACAGTTTTGATGTTTGCTAAATAAAGCCTATATCAGGCATAAAAAGCTAACATATTGATGATAATTGAGATTATAATTCGGATTTTTGCTTATTAGCATTCTTTATTTATACTTATTAAAAGTGCTTTGAACTACCCTGATTTATTACAAGAGATAATTTATTTATGTTAAACCCCGAAAATTGGCAACCAACAGCTACCATTGATTTACTATTAAAACGTGCCAAAGTTGTTAAACAGATTCGAAACTTTTTTGCAGATCGTTGCATTCTTGAAGTTGAAACCCCAATTTTAAGTCATGCTGCGGTTACTGATGTACAACTTAGTTCTTTTCAAACCATTTTTACAAAACCGGGAATTGTAGATTTGGAAAAAGGGGAAAAACTATTTCTTATTACAAGCCCAGAATATCACATGAAAAGGCTAATTGCAGCAGGCAGTGGCCCCATTTACCAAATCTGTAAGTGTTTCCGTAATGATGAGGAAATAGGTCGTTATCATAATCCAGAATTCACCATGTTAGAATGGTATCGAACTCAATTTGATATGATGCAAATGATCAATGAGGTTGACGATTTGTTACAACAAATTTTGGATACAGAACCTGCTGAATATGTTAGTTATCAAAATGTGTTTTTAAAATATTTATCCATTGATCCGCTTGAAGCCAATAAAGAAACGCTAATTAGTGCAGTGCAGAAATTAAATATTGGTTTTAATACAGATAATTGCGATCGCGATACTTTGTTACAAGTATTATTTACCTTTGGTATTGAACCAAATATCGGGCGTGAAAAACCAACAGTCGTTTATCATTTCCCAGCATCACAAGCAGCATTAGCAGAACTAAATAGTGAAGACCAACGTACAGCACGACGTTTTGAGTTTTATTATAAGGGTGTTGAATTGGCTAACGGTTTTAAGGAATTAACTAATGCAAAAGAACAAAGGGCACGCTTTGAACTGGATAATCAACAACGAATAACTAAAGGGTTACCTACTCAACCTATTGATGAATTTTTATTATCGGCAATGCAGGCAGGACTCCCTGATTGCGCTGGAGTTGCATTAGGCTTAGATCGATTAATTATGTTAGCATTAGAACAAACTACTATAAGCCAAGCAATGAGTTTTAACATGGATAATGCTTGATATGATGACATCTCTAACTATGCTTGAAATTATTTTGGCAGGATTACTATTCCTTGCTTTACTAGTTTCAACCATTTTAATCATCAAATTGCGATTTAATTATCAAAATTACCATCAACTTTTTGAACTGCAATTAGATCAGAAGAATCATGAAAATCAGACACTTTTATCTGAAGTATCATTTTTACAACAAGAACTCAATCAACTTCGACAACAATATTTATTATTAAGTAATGAAGCGACAGAGCTTAAAACTCGATTAGAACAGAGTAATATCTTAGCGTTTGAAAAACAAAAAATTCTCGTGGAAAGCGAGCATCGATTAAATGAACAATTTGAAAATTTGGCTAATCGAATTTTCGATAATAGTGGCAAAAAAATCGACCAACAGAATAAACAAAGTTTAGATTATTTACTCTCTCCACTAAAAGAACAGTTAGAAGGATTCAAAAAGCAAGTCCAAGATAGTTTCAATATAGAAGCAAAAGAACGTCATACTCTGACATATGAAATCCGTAACTTACAAAAGTTAAATGAACAGATGTCAAAAGAGGCCGTTAACTTAACCAATGCCTTAAAAGGCAACAACAAAACTCAAGGTAATTGGGGTGAAGTTGTCTTAAATCGAATTCTAGAAAATTCCGGTTTACGTGAAAATCATGAATTTGAATTACAAGTTAGTTTAAACAATGAAAATAACCAACGTTTGCAACCTGATGTTATTGTTCATTTACCTCAAGGTAACGATGTTATTATTGATTCAAAGGTAGCATTAGTGGCTTATGAACGGTATTTTAATAGTGATGATGAACTTGAAAAAAATAAAGCCATATCTGAACATCTCGTTGCTATCCGTACTCATATTAAGCACCTTAGTCAGAAAGACTATCATAAACTTTGCGGAATTAACTCTCTAGATTATGTGCTTATGTTTATTCCTATTGAACCGGCGTTTTTAACGGCTGTAGATCGCGATCCGAATTTGATTAACGATGCCTTAAAAAGCAATATTATATTAGTAAGCCCGACTACTTTGCTAGTAGCCTTACGAACCATAAATAATTTATGGCGTTATGAATATCAAAATCGCCATGCTGAGCAAATTGCTGACAAAGCTAGCAAATTATATGACAAAGTTCGTGGATTTGTTGAAGATATGGAAGTATTAGGCAATAGCCTTAACAAAGCTCAACAGACTTACTCAAATTCTATGAATAAACTTACCAGTGGGCGTGGTAATATCATAGGTCAAATAGAGCAGTTCCGAGAAATGGGTATTGAAGTTAAAAAACCAATAAAGAGTGAAATTAGTGATAAGGCGATTACAGAATGTTAAAAAACTGATCTAAGCTCTATATGTTGTCATTACAAAATCCTTAATTATTATTACTAGTGTTTTGATTATATTATCTTTTTTGATTGAGAAGAAAATGTATATATGATTGTAAGTTATAGATACTAGACGCTTTAAACTGATAATTAATATTAAAGGAATCATACATCTGTATTTAAGGTTTTGCATCAGATAGATATTGAATTAAAAAGTGATTTAGAAGATTGATACAAAATGATAACTCATAACTGAGTGTATATAAGGAAAGATGCTTCAAAGATAATGAATTCAAGTACCGGTTATCGCTTAAATCGATTGATTTAAGAAACAAATCATTTAACCTATTTAATATGACTTAGATTAATAAAAGTATATTGCTAATCAATCCGCTATATTTGAATTGTTCACTAATCATTTGTACATCAATTTCTTATACACTCCTTATTCTACTTAATTAAGAACATACTGCTCGATTACTTGTGCAATGGCTGACTGATTATTCGTATATTCTGACACAACTTTTGCAGCTTCTTTAGCATCAGTAGTCGCATTAGCAACAGCTATACCTAATCCCGCTACTTCTAACATTGAAATATCATTATTATTATCGCCAATCGAAATCATTTCATCTTGATTGATACCTAACTCTTTAGCCAACTGTAATAAAGCGTTACCTTTGCTGACACCTTGACTATTAAATTCAATATAACGGTTACCTGAATAACTGATCGAAAATTGCGACAATGTCTCTTTAGTCATTTCTCGCTCTATGGTTTCAAGATATTGACGATCATTATTTTGGAATAGAATTTTTATAATTGTTTCATCTTTTAAGAAGTCAATATTGGGTTCAGGCAAAACAATGCAATTATCTAACCGTCCGGTCATATAATCTAGCTCTTCTTGAGTTGCGCGATAAATATATACCTTATCCAAAGTATAAATATGAAAACCAACATCATATCCTAGACCAATTTTAAATAATGTATTAGTTTGCTCAAAGGTAATACCTTGTTTAAATAATATTTTATTATCCTTATTTTCAGTAATTACCCCGCCGTTAAACGAAATAGTGTATTCTCCATGCTTATCAGCAAGATTTAACGTTCTAGCAACATTTTGAATATCTGTGTAACCACGCCCACTAGCTAAAACAAATTTAACCCCTAATTCACACACTTTTTTAATAGCATTATGATTTTCTGGTGAAACATGTTTTTCGTCGTTCAATAATGTTTCATCCATATCACAGGCAATTAATTTATACTTCATAGTTAAGCTTCCTTATTAATGTTATATACAAAACGCTAAATTACCGATTTTTAATAGGAAAAAGCTAATTTAGCTTTGTATAAATTTAATGGAAAATAGTAAAACTCTACTATTTTGACAAAAAATATAAAATTTTTAAGCAAAATTGTTTTAAAACCTGATCTAGAACACATAAAAACATCGCTAAATTGCTTAAACTCTAAGGTGATAGATTTTTATTTTAGTAGAAAGTCTCGTCGAAGAGGAGAAACAAAATGGTTGGAATTATCCTAGCAAGTCATGGTGATTTTGCACAAGGAATTTTACAATCAGGTACGATGATCTTTGGAGAACAAGAAAACGTTAAAGCCGTTACATTGCATCCTAGTGATAGTCCTGAAAGTCTGAAACAGCATATGGAAGATGCTATAGCAAGTTTTGACAATACTGAACAAATATTATTCCTTGTGGATTTGTGGGGTGGCACACCGTTTAATCAAGCTAATGGTTTATGCGCAATGCATCAAGATAAATGGGTGATAGTTTCAGGATTAAACTTACCCATGTTAATAGAAGCTTATTCAGCACGATTATCAGGAGAGAGTGCACAAGAAATAGCGGCTTCAATTATACAACCAGCACAAGAAGGAATTAAAACCACTTCAAATCAAATTACCACACAAAAAACAACAACAGTACCAAAATCTAATCATATTCCACCAGGTACTGTAGTTGGGAACGGTAAAATTAAAATTGTTCTCGCAAGAATTGACTCACGATTATTGCATGGTCAAGTTGCTACATCTTGGACACAATCAACCAAACCAAACCGAATTATTGTTGTTTCCGATTCCGTAGCTAAAGATGAATTACGTAAAAAACTCATACAAGAAGCAGCCCCACCGGGCGTAAAAGCTAATGTAATACCAATTAATAAAATGATCGAGATTGCCAAAGATCCTCGTTTTGGTAACACAAAGGCACTCTTATTATTCGAAAACCCTCAAGACGTTTTACGAACAATTGAGGGGGGCGTTGATATCAATACAGTTAATGTTGGATCAATGGCTCATTCAGTGGGTAAGGTGATGGTAAATAAAGTCCTATCATTGAATGCTGACGATGTTGCAACGTTTGATAAGCTTAAACAAATGAACATTAAATTTGATGTCCGCAAAGTGCCTAATGACTCGGCTAGTAATATGGATGAGTTACTGCAAAAAGCCAAAGACGGGCTAGCTGAACAAAATTTGTAATACTGAACTTAAGAGGTTTTATTATGACATTATCAATTTTCGCTATTGTATTAGTAATAATTATAGCGTTCCTTGCCGGTATGGAAGGTATTTTAGATCAGTTTCAATTTCATCAACCTTTAGTTGCCTGTTCATTAATTGGTTTAGTCACCGGTAATCTTGAACTTGGTGTTATGTTGGGTGGTTTTTTACAAATGATGGCTATGGGTTGGGCAAATATTGGCGCAGCAGTTGCACCCGATGCAGCTCTAGCCTCCGTTGCTTCTGCAATTATTTTGATATTAGGTGGTCAGGGCAAAGAAGGAATTGGAACAGCTATTGCTATTGCTACACCGTTAGCAGCTGCTGGACTTTTTCTAACCATGATCGTTCGCACGCTAGCTGTACCACTTGTTCACATGATGGATGCGGCAGCAGCAAAAGGAAATATTCGCAAAATTGAATTTTTGCAGGTTATTGGTATTTGTATGCAAGGACTACGTATTGCTATACCAGCGGCTGCATTGCTTTTTATTCCAGCACAAACTGTGAGAGACGCATTGGAATCAATGCCAACTTGGCTAACAAGAGGTATGGAAATTGGTGGAGGTATGGTTGTTGCCGTCGGCTATGCCATGGTAATTAATATGATGGCAAACAAAGAAGTTTGGCCATTTTTTATCATCGGCTTTGTGGTTGCGGCTATTTCTCAACTCACGCTAATCGCACTTGGTGCTTTAGGTATAGCTTTAGCGATTATTTATCTAAATCTTACAGAACGCGGCGGTTCTTCTAACGGCAGTAATAATACTGGCGACCCGCTTGATGATATTTTAAACGATTACTAAGAGTTAGGAGAATCAACATGGATCATAAAATTCAATTAACTAAAAAAGATCGTCTATCTGTAGCATGGCGCTCTACTTTTTTACAAGGTTCTTGGAACTATGAACGTATGCAAAATGGCGGTTGGGCATATTCCATGATACCTGCCATTAAGAAGCTATATACCACGCAAGCAGATCGGGCATCAGCTCTAAAACGTCATTTAGAATTTTTCAACACCCACCCTTATTTAGCTTCACCTATTTTAGGTGTGACTTTAGCACTAGAAGAAGAGCGCGCCAATGGTGCACCAGTCGATGATGTAACGGTGCAAGGGGTTAAAGTTGGTATGATGGGACCTTTAGCCGGTGTTGGCGATCCTGTATTTTGGTTTACAGTTCGTCCAATACTTGGTGCATTAGGTGCTTCACTAGCCATTGGAGGGAATGTCCTAGGCCCTATCCTATTTTTCCTTTTATGGAACATGATTCGTATTGGCTTTATGTGGTATACCCAAGAATTAGGTTATCGTACGGGAACTAAAATTACAGATAATTTATCTGGCGGATTGTTGCAAAAAATCACCAAAGGCGCTTCAATTTTAGGGATGTTTATCCTTGCGGCACTAGTTGAACGTTGGGTATCAATCAAGTTTAAACCCATAGTTTCAACCGCAGATTTATCTGAAGGTGCTTATATTGATTGGAGCAAAATTCCCTTTAACTCTAAAGGGTTACAAGAAGTACTGATTCAATTTAGAGATGGTCTATCATTAACTTCACACAAAATAACAACGCTACAAGATAATTTGGATCAACTCATTCCTGGCCTAGTTCCATTGCTTTTAACTTTCTTCTGTATGTGGTTATTGCGTTGCAAAGTACCGGCAATCGTTATCATATTAGGTTTGTTTATAGTTGGTATTTTGGGGCATGTTATTGGGTTATTGTAAGTTAATTTGCGGAGCATTATGCTCCGCTCTAATCTCAAAATAAACTATCTACATTCATATGAGTTAATTCAATAAGATTGTTAGGAAAATTCACAATATGGTTCAATCATTAAATACGAAAGTTGATCTTGTCACTTCTGGCACGTCCTTTATAGGCATGACCGATTATGGAGATATTATGATCGGCGATAAAGCCTTTGAGTTTTATCATCTTCATAATTCACGTAAATATATTCAAATTCCTTGGGAAGAAGTTGATTATGTTGTCGCTTCTGTATTATTTAAGGGTAAGTGGATTCCACGATATGCCATTCAAACTAAAAAAAATGGTCGATTTATTTTTGCTTCTAAAGAACCTAAAAAAGTGTTACGTGCAATGCGTCAATATATTGATGGACAAAAAATGGTGAGATCACTGAGTTTTATTGATGTGCTAAAAAATAGCTTATTTCGCAAGAAAAAATCTGCTGAAACCAATAATTCATGAAATCTATTTGATAATACAAATTAAAACATGAGGATAATGCGGTAAATACTATTTTTTGATGTAAAGATGTAAATCAGTGCTTATTTATCTGTTGATGAAATAAACACTATAAATTTAGCTTTGTAACTTGTCTTTTTCTGTAAGATTAATCCATGACGAGGCTATATGAAAACAACACTCTGGAAGTTAAAAAACGTTATCAAAAATTATGACTGGGGTAGTATTGATGGTATTGCAAAACGATTTCACATTGATAACCCTGAACATAAACCAATGGCTGAATTATGGATGGGGGTTCACCCAGCAGGAACATCAATAGCCATAAATGCCTTAGGGGAAAGCTGCCCACTCAATCAAATTATCCAAAAATCACCTATTAAAATACTCGGTCAAAAGACCTATCAGAAATTTAATAATCTACCTTATTTATTTAAGATTCTTTCAGCGCAACAACCTCTTTCAATACAAGTTCATCCAGAACTGAGTAAAGCAATAGAAGGATTTAAACGAGAGAATCAACTTGGTATACCGATTAATTCACCCGAGCGTAATTATAGAGATGCAAACCACAAGCCGGAATTGATTTATGCTATCACGCCATTTTTAGCCATGAATGGCTTTCAACCCGTTACGGATATTATTGAACACTTTGAACAATTGAATATTTCAGTATTAAAAAAATGCATTAACGAACTTCGCCATAATGCAACATCAGATGGCTTAAAAGTGTTTTTCTATCGCTTATTGACCTTAGAAAAATCATTAAAACAGCAAGCGATAGCTGAACTTGTTGCATACGCCAATACTCACAATCAATGTCCCTATAACATTATCAAAATGATTGCCAAAATATATCCTGATGATAGTGGTATCTTTGCGCCATTGATTCTTAATGTAATAAAACTCAATCCTGGCCAAGCGATGTATATTAAAGCTCAAACACCGCATGCTTACATATCTGGCACTGGACTTGAGATTATGGCTAGTTCCGATAATGTATTACGGGCGGGATTGACGTCAAAACATATTGATATAACCGAATTATTTAAAAATACCTGTTTTGATACAAGCTATCATGACCATTTATTGACTCAACCG
Above is a genomic segment from Frischella perrara containing:
- a CDS encoding prepilin-type N-terminal cleavage/methylation domain-containing protein; amino-acid sequence: MQQKGFSLFELLIVVVISSVMFTIAIVNWREFQLRSELRNTTLALVTFLNQVKSNANFQNRNNAIYIIKEEDQPWRLIVIDNEQNDHDQIFFQFINPNNQVEILNKNNDLLSIFHGRRCMAQPETIKLKNDIGESRIIISTRGRIRYCAYAMQLAGFPKC
- the epmA gene encoding elongation factor P--(R)-beta-lysine ligase, giving the protein MLNPENWQPTATIDLLLKRAKVVKQIRNFFADRCILEVETPILSHAAVTDVQLSSFQTIFTKPGIVDLEKGEKLFLITSPEYHMKRLIAAGSGPIYQICKCFRNDEEIGRYHNPEFTMLEWYRTQFDMMQMINEVDDLLQQILDTEPAEYVSYQNVFLKYLSIDPLEANKETLISAVQKLNIGFNTDNCDRDTLLQVLFTFGIEPNIGREKPTVVYHFPASQAALAELNSEDQRTARRFEFYYKGVELANGFKELTNAKEQRARFELDNQQRITKGLPTQPIDEFLLSAMQAGLPDCAGVALGLDRLIMLALEQTTISQAMSFNMDNA
- the rmuC gene encoding DNA recombination protein RmuC, with the protein product MMTSLTMLEIILAGLLFLALLVSTILIIKLRFNYQNYHQLFELQLDQKNHENQTLLSEVSFLQQELNQLRQQYLLLSNEATELKTRLEQSNILAFEKQKILVESEHRLNEQFENLANRIFDNSGKKIDQQNKQSLDYLLSPLKEQLEGFKKQVQDSFNIEAKERHTLTYEIRNLQKLNEQMSKEAVNLTNALKGNNKTQGNWGEVVLNRILENSGLRENHEFELQVSLNNENNQRLQPDVIVHLPQGNDVIIDSKVALVAYERYFNSDDELEKNKAISEHLVAIRTHIKHLSQKDYHKLCGINSLDYVLMFIPIEPAFLTAVDRDPNLINDALKSNIILVSPTTLLVALRTINNLWRYEYQNRHAEQIADKASKLYDKVRGFVEDMEVLGNSLNKAQQTYSNSMNKLTSGRGNIIGQIEQFREMGIEVKKPIKSEISDKAITEC
- a CDS encoding Cof-type HAD-IIB family hydrolase: MKYKLIACDMDETLLNDEKHVSPENHNAIKKVCELGVKFVLASGRGYTDIQNVARTLNLADKHGEYTISFNGGVITENKDNKILFKQGITFEQTNTLFKIGLGYDVGFHIYTLDKVYIYRATQEELDYMTGRLDNCIVLPEPNIDFLKDETIIKILFQNNDRQYLETIEREMTKETLSQFSISYSGNRYIEFNSQGVSKGNALLQLAKELGINQDEMISIGDNNNDISMLEVAGLGIAVANATTDAKEAAKVVSEYTNNQSAIAQVIEQYVLN
- a CDS encoding mannose/fructose/sorbose PTS transporter subunit IIA, whose protein sequence is MVGIILASHGDFAQGILQSGTMIFGEQENVKAVTLHPSDSPESLKQHMEDAIASFDNTEQILFLVDLWGGTPFNQANGLCAMHQDKWVIVSGLNLPMLIEAYSARLSGESAQEIAASIIQPAQEGIKTTSNQITTQKTTTVPKSNHIPPGTVVGNGKIKIVLARIDSRLLHGQVATSWTQSTKPNRIIVVSDSVAKDELRKKLIQEAAPPGVKANVIPINKMIEIAKDPRFGNTKALLLFENPQDVLRTIEGGVDINTVNVGSMAHSVGKVMVNKVLSLNADDVATFDKLKQMNIKFDVRKVPNDSASNMDELLQKAKDGLAEQNL
- a CDS encoding PTS mannose/fructose/sorbose transporter subunit IIC, which encodes MTLSIFAIVLVIIIAFLAGMEGILDQFQFHQPLVACSLIGLVTGNLELGVMLGGFLQMMAMGWANIGAAVAPDAALASVASAIILILGGQGKEGIGTAIAIATPLAAAGLFLTMIVRTLAVPLVHMMDAAAAKGNIRKIEFLQVIGICMQGLRIAIPAAALLFIPAQTVRDALESMPTWLTRGMEIGGGMVVAVGYAMVINMMANKEVWPFFIIGFVVAAISQLTLIALGALGIALAIIYLNLTERGGSSNGSNNTGDPLDDILNDY
- a CDS encoding PTS system mannose/fructose/sorbose family transporter subunit IID, translated to MDHKIQLTKKDRLSVAWRSTFLQGSWNYERMQNGGWAYSMIPAIKKLYTTQADRASALKRHLEFFNTHPYLASPILGVTLALEEERANGAPVDDVTVQGVKVGMMGPLAGVGDPVFWFTVRPILGALGASLAIGGNVLGPILFFLLWNMIRIGFMWYTQELGYRTGTKITDNLSGGLLQKITKGASILGMFILAALVERWVSIKFKPIVSTADLSEGAYIDWSKIPFNSKGLQEVLIQFRDGLSLTSHKITTLQDNLDQLIPGLVPLLLTFFCMWLLRCKVPAIVIILGLFIVGILGHVIGLL
- a CDS encoding DUF956 family protein, with amino-acid sequence MVQSLNTKVDLVTSGTSFIGMTDYGDIMIGDKAFEFYHLHNSRKYIQIPWEEVDYVVASVLFKGKWIPRYAIQTKKNGRFIFASKEPKKVLRAMRQYIDGQKMVRSLSFIDVLKNSLFRKKKSAETNNS
- the manA gene encoding mannose-6-phosphate isomerase, class I is translated as MKTTLWKLKNVIKNYDWGSIDGIAKRFHIDNPEHKPMAELWMGVHPAGTSIAINALGESCPLNQIIQKSPIKILGQKTYQKFNNLPYLFKILSAQQPLSIQVHPELSKAIEGFKRENQLGIPINSPERNYRDANHKPELIYAITPFLAMNGFQPVTDIIEHFEQLNISVLKKCINELRHNATSDGLKVFFYRLLTLEKSLKQQAIAELVAYANTHNQCPYNIIKMIAKIYPDDSGIFAPLILNVIKLNPGQAMYIKAQTPHAYISGTGLEIMASSDNVLRAGLTSKHIDITELFKNTCFDTSYHDHLLTQPIKHKNKITFPVPVEDFAFEIITGQLKPIKQLINSAEILLCIDGNITIKTETDNITLTAGESVFIACCAKAFEYQGEGTFARAFNH